ATTAAGTTGTTTTAGCTAGTTTAAATTTGGTTACCATAGCCCCTCTACAATCAGCCAACAAACCAGCCTGATCAGTTTGAGACTATTGTAGGctggtttaaaatgttttgttttcgcATAATCTATATAGACTTTTCTTTGTGGTGACATTCAGACATCATGGTCCCTCATACactttttgcatgtttgtcaatAGAGATTAATCCTTTAATAAAGCTTCCCCCTATTGTCCTGATTAGATAATTAACTGGTTTTCAGGTACACAGACACATGTCTTTGacagtgtgttttgttttaggtCTATCTGAGAGGAAAAGTGACCTTCATGTGTGTGATGAATATAGTTGTTCTTTTGGAGGAATATGCAGGTACAACGGATCACACTTGGAGTGTCTTTGTCTGTATCAGGTTTGTTTCTTTTGCTTCAGAGGATGATGCTAAGCTCTTATTCAGTTATTGACATAGTTACGTCTCATGCAGCTTTCAGGaatcattgtttgtttgtttcagtgtCCACAGAGCTTTGCTCCAGTATGTGGGTCTGATGGTAACACATATCACAGTGAATGTTTCCTAAGACAAGCTGCCTGTGAACAGCAGACCACAATCACCGTAATTACAGAAGGACACTGTCACGCCGGTCAGCAAAAGCACTACATCAAACGCTTTATAAAAATAGCAGTTATACACAAAATCTGTGCTTCTCActtaataatatacacacatttttttgaTCTACACTGATGCTTTGCTTTGAAAATCTGCTCGCATGCAATCAGTTTAGGATCAGTGAACCCACACACAAACTCATGAAAACATGAGCTAATTTTGCCACATAACTAAAGTTTGAATTGCTTGTTTTGTcaaattattgatattattatattgaataaTTGCAGTCATGTGTAATACAGAATTTTAAAACAGTCAAGGAATTTTACATTATGTTTATGCTTTTATCAGATGCTGAATCGGCATCAGGAGATACAGgtatgtcatttttttatttttaacatgtatgCCGGACTTCTCCAATCATCTGTTTAAACTCCGCCCCTTTCTTACAATTGACTGCAAGGTTCACAACTACCTTAAGCCAATCAAGCCTCAGCCTACTTTTTTATTTAGGTTAAATCCATTTTTAAATCCAGATGTACATCACAATATGAAAGTCAAGATCTGTTGCTACCCAAACAGAAAATGATATGTGACTTTCAGTGCAATGGAGCTGATGCAAGCTGTGTGTGAATGTTTGTGGGTAGATCTGGAGAGTTCAGGACTGGAGCCCAGCAGATTCTCTAAGTGTTCTAGCTGCAAATTCGGATCAGAGTGTGATGAAGACTCTGAAGGCATTTGGTTAGTCAacatgtgttttgtgtttgtataGGCTACTACAGAGCAGAAGCTCCTAACATTTTGTCAGCCGAATCCCttgatgtaaaatatttatttttattttagatgtttacatGAAGTGCACCCATTTTTAATGTTCATATTTGAGTAAATTCCCATTGTGAATTccaatttttgtaaaaattctGCTACAGAGGGAAACATGCAGGTAACATGATTTTTCtttgcaggtgtgtgtgtaatatagaTTGCAGTGGATACAATATGAATCCAGTGTGCGGATCAGATGGACAGTCTTACAGTAACCCATGTCAGATCAGAGAAGCATCCTGCTTGAAGCAAGCTCAGATTGATGTCAAATACCTTGGACAATGTCCAGGTaaacacactcgcacacaaacaaataacacAGCAGCAAACGCATATAGAggcaaatatttaatgtaatgaaATACAACATGATTCTGTGTTTGATTCATCCTATAGATTCAGTGGATCTAGTGGGCAGCGTCGGTGTGGGCGAAGCAATGCCCTGTGCTGAAATCAACAGCAGCTTTTGTGTGCATGGAACTTGTGAGATGAAAAATGGCCTGGCAACGTGCAAGTATGACCCACAAAAATGCACAAGTCATGTATTGTAGTAAATAGCAAACTGGATGTACAAATGAGGGGTTTTAGGCATATGGGGTTGATGTGATTTGGTGATGTGATTGTTGTTCTTGTTGTTTAGGTGTAATGTGGGGTTCTCCGGTGTGCAGTGTGAGCAAAGCGACTTCAGTGAATTGTACGTGGTGCCCAATGGGCAGAAGCTTCAATACATCCTGATTGCTGTGATCATCGCTGCTGTACAGATCAGCATCATCGTCGCTATCATAATATGCATCATAAGGTAAAAATCACATCACAGTCACACAAGCATGCACCAAATAAATGGTAATATAGAAACAAGCAAACATGCCCCGCACTCACCAGTCTTTAAAACTGCTGCCTTTAGGATTCATCCAAAAAAGCCACGCGGTCGTCTTCAGAAACAGGACCTGGGACACTTTCCCAAAGATGGAGGACGCAGGATTGAATAGCTGCTGATAAcattaacacaaacacacaaacaactgCACAACTATCTTTTAACATTAGTATTTCAGTGGCCTTATTCCACcctgtttttactttaaaatctCTACATTCCCAGTGTTCTCTCCCCTTCTCAATTTTGCCTTTTATCATCTCTCTGCCTCACTTTCTTACTAGTCCAAATGCAGTAACTCCACATGGTGAAATGTTTACATTAGTAGATTACTATATTTTCTGAACAAAATTTGAGTGATTCTTGCCATGCAAAACATCCTAGCATGATAGAgtgtttgtatgtatatttttgaGGAGACTGTTTGCTATTACTTTCATAAGCTGTAAAATTTATGACTGGAGGACAATATAACGGGCCTAAAACTCCCAAGAGGGCCCAGAGCCATATAAAAGGTCCAGAATAATACCAACACTTTGTggtggacttttttttttaactttggcCAGTAAGCAAACAcccagaacaaaaaaaaaaaaaaaactcccacAAAGCCTTAGCAACTACATAGCAATGTCCTCTCAACCACATACAACACAATAGCTGGGGTTCAGAGGTTAAAACATGTCAGAGAATGTTTGTAAAGCTCATTCTTACAAGAAtttgttgttttctatttatGCTTTGCCttctatccaccttatttttaatgtaagagtGGGTGTGGCCATTTTTAACTTGAATGTGCAAGACTtcggttttttttttagctgtacaaaaaaataaaaacaaaaaaacagtctaTTATGCTGTTTGATATAGCAAACCAGTATTTGTTatcatattgttttatttattatcataatcataaaTAGACTGGTTTGTagcataaatatttttactgtttactgtactTTGCTACTCTTGTAGTTTTTTAACACATAGTGGCTAACATCGGAGGTCTTGCACATTTacagaaaatagcttacttccgtgtaaaaaataaggtggataaagTTGAGAAAAGCATTACAATCTTTTAATTTCTGGAGTTTTATTGCAGCACAATCCAAAACCAAGTAATACAAACCTCTTACAACTGAATCCCTGTAAAGCGGGTCTTCATAATGTGTGACTGTGAAATTCTGTGTTCATTAGTCTTCTAAAAGTCAGTTTGTAAAGTTTGACTTACTGTCATGAGAAACTCTGTATAATTTTGCATGTCAAATCTGTAAACTCAGCAAACATTTATAAAGTGGGTTTAAAAGAAaacttcattgtttttttgttttgtgtttttatttctaaCATACTAATGTATTTCAGTGGCTCAGAGTGCATGCTGGGAGATGCAGTTTTCGAATGTCAGCTTGTCTGaatgtgaggtcaaaggtcaaaacACCAATGCGAAACTCCAAGGTCAGtttacactgtgtgtgtgtgtgcgttccACAGCTGTTGGCTTCAGTTGAGTTGACGGTATGCCACAGGGGGGTGGATTTATAAAAGTAAGTCCACCtcaccacacaaacacacacatttgcgCTCTAGACCAATGTCACTGTCATTTAGCTATTTCAAAGCTGAGAGAGCGACACGTATTATGCATATCCACAAGACTCCCTGACACATGCACACAATACGGGAATGTTTGAATTAATGGGGCTTTCCAGTGCTTCTGTGATACAGCTTCCAAAAATGTCTTAGTATCCTCTTACAGTTGTATTTATATCCATGCAtttatatctgtgtgtgtgaacgGGGTGGAGTTTGTCAGATTCCACTGGGGTCTCTCTCTTGGAGTGTCAGTTTCTCTCTGTACTGTGTGTTTGATTCCGTCTGGCCCTTTACCCATCTCTGGCCCGCTAGCTTTACTTTCAGGAACGTGTGAAAGGGAGAATCGGAGATGGAAAAGAGAGGAGATGTAATACTGGGGGTCGAGGATGAATCCGGGCAGCCTGTCTCGGCCTTGTCGATACTCTCTCTGCTTGAACGCGTGTCTACGATCATCGATGGTGTCCAGGCCAGCCAGCAGCGCATGGAGGAGCGACAGCATCAGCTCGAAAGCTCAGTGAGCGCCGTCCAATCCGAGCTTCTCAAACTAGCTCGCGACCATGGCGTCACAGCCACAACCGTTGACAAACTGCTGCAGAAAGCCCGCCGTGTGAGTGCGCACGTTAAAGAAGTACGTTCACGTGTGGAGAAACAGAACGTGCGTGTGAAGAAAGTGGAAACTACACAAGATGAGCTTCTCACCCGCAACAAGTTCAGGGTTGTCATCTATCAGGTAAACACAATTACAACCGCTGCATGTGCGTTATGGGTGACTGAGGGTGTGGCTCTATGCTTGTGGCATTTAACAGCAAGTTGGCACTGTAATCTCACACAATGCAATAGGGGGCGCActtgagaatttcatttttagagCTGATTGGCTAACTATTTCTGTTAGTGTGTCAGATGAGTGatataaagatatttttgatatgtCCATTCAAGAGACTTCCAGAGATTGACACTgggccttaaagggatagtccacccgaaaatttaaattctgtcatttactcaccttcatgttgtttttatcctacgtggaacacaaaagaagatattttgtagaatgttggtaaccaaaggGTTTCAGGTTCCATTGACTTACA
This portion of the Onychostoma macrolepis isolate SWU-2019 chromosome 02, ASM1243209v1, whole genome shotgun sequence genome encodes:
- the tmeff1a gene encoding tomoregulin-1, encoding MSGGSCAAGGFCLAMFGLLVLVQMPGALTSDTDSDCLSEDDKGCEGLSERKSDLHVCDEYSCSFGGICRYNGSHLECLCLYQCPQSFAPVCGSDGNTYHSECFLRQAACEQQTTITVITEGHCHADAESASGDTDLESSGLEPSRFSKCSSCKFGSECDEDSEGIWCVCNIDCSGYNMNPVCGSDGQSYSNPCQIREASCLKQAQIDVKYLGQCPDSVDLVGSVGVGEAMPCAEINSSFCVHGTCEMKNGLATCKCNVGFSGVQCEQSDFSELYVVPNGQKLQYILIAVIIAAVQISIIVAIIICIIRIHPKKPRGRLQKQDLGHFPKDGGRRIE